gtaaaggacaccgcctgtcaacaattaatAGGGTTTTTTAACTgcgttgggtgtaaaggactaaaattgcaacaaaatacctagtaaaggacatcgcctgtcaacattcgttaaaaaggacaccacATGAAAAATGGTATAAAGATGAAGGACAAAACTTGATATAGGGGCGTAGTTTGTTATATTGCCAATAATTAATTTATTGGTCCCGTGTGTCACTTTGctataaacatttttttttctttttttttttgtactgTGATATGCTACTTGGTCCTCATTTTTGTCAAACTGAACACATATATACACATCACGAATTACTTGCAGAAGATGTAAGCATCCACCTCCACATTCAAgtaaaaaaagaagaagaaaagtagatgaagaagaagaacTTGTCGTCTTTAAAGATTACCATAAGCCACGCATAACTACTCGTCTAAGAAGAGGGGCCCACCGCAACACAGTAAACCAAGCTAGGAAGTTGGACTCTAAGGAAGTCCAAAGTTACATAGAGTGAGCTAAACCATTTAATTCTTCTAATTAAGAAAAACTATCattaatttaacatttttaattaCGCAGGAATTTATGGCGTAGCTTTCCAGAAGATAAAAAGAATTCATTTACACACCTTGATCCATTATGGTATACTTGGTATTCATGTGACTCCAACAAACAAAAGGTGCTGAGCTGGATCAAGAAAAAGGACATATTTTCtagaaaatatgtgatttttccCATTGTGCAATGGTAGGTACTTAATTCTAAAGTAGGTAATGTGTAGCATATGTTTAATTTATGCAGGCATTTGGTGATATATCTTTGCAGGGGTCATTGGTTTTTATTGATATTCTGTCACTTTGGCGAAAGTTTAGGGTCAGAATTGAGAACTCCATGCATCTTGTTGCTGGATTCACTAGCAAAAGCTGACCACTCGAAACGACTTGAACCTGCTATAAGAAAGTAAGGTGTAGTCTATTGTAATACGCcttgttttatgtttttaatcTTGTGTAAATAAATATTGAACCTTTTATTTCCATTTTAACCATGTTTTTCATCTAATTTTGCATGTGACAGATTTGTTTTGGACATCTACAGTTATTTTGAGAGGACAGAGGATAAAAGTCTGGTCCGTAAAATGCCGTTTTTGGTTCCTAAGGTGACTAGCATTTTGTCTTATCTTTTTTTGTTGTGGTTCATGGGATAAAGGTCTGGGAAATTTACGAAAATGTCATTTGACCAACGTTCTTTACGAAAATGTCACGTTCATGCGTCCGTGGACGGACTCCTCCACATGGGATGCGTCCGGATGCAAGGGATGCGTTGGGGAGGCATGGGATGCGTCGGGGAGGGCATGGGATGGGGATGGACTCTTCAACATTTGAAAGGACACGTGTCAGCTCCTCGTTCATGGACTCTTCAAGGTGACACACAGACTCCTCCCATGTGGAGGAGTCCGTCCACGGACGCATAAACGTGACATTTTCGTAAAGAACATTGGTCAAATGACATTTTCATAAATTTCGTCCGTAAAACGCCGTACATGATCTTACATGTGAGGAAAAAAAACTTGATCCAATAGATTTGTTTTGATGGATCACTATGCGGGTCTATGATATGGGTCACGATCCATCTATTTAGATTATTTGGGTCGTGAGTCAGTTCATGTACATTGATAGGTCTAAATTATGATTTATCGAGTGCCTGATAACAAACAGGTTCCACAGCAGAGAGATAACGCGGAATGTGGTTTTTTGGTTCTTTACTATATAAAACTCTTTGTTGAGAGTGCTCCAGAAAGTTTTAGCATAACAGATGGATACCCATACTTCGTGAGTTCCCTATGTCACATTGACACATTTGTTTCAGGCGTCATATATCAAGACATCATACCCCTCTTTTTTGACATTTCAAAGTCAACTAAACAATATTTTAATATGTTTGTAGATGAAGAAAGACTGGTTTAGTTACCAAGGATTGGATAGCTTTTGCAAAACTCTTGATTTCACATGTGTCGACCCGTGAGCTATTATGAACTACAGGCGTGTTGTTCGACCCGCTAGAAGGGTTCC
This is a stretch of genomic DNA from Helianthus annuus cultivar XRQ/B chromosome 16, HanXRQr2.0-SUNRISE, whole genome shotgun sequence. It encodes these proteins:
- the LOC110916578 gene encoding single myb histone 6 isoform X3, with translation MGKQKRKWTNNEVEALHAGVKKHGAGKWTLILSDSQFASSFDNRSNVDLKDKWRNLTRRAIREQSNNREKVTNPRRCKHPPPHSSKKRRRKVDEEEELVVFKDYHKPRITTRLRRGAHRNTVNQARKLDSKEVQSYIENLWRSFPEDKKNSFTHLDPLWYTWYSCDSNKQKVLSWIKKKDIFSRKYVIFPIVQWGHWFLLIFCHFGESLGSELRTPCILLLDSLAKADHSKRLEPAIRNYFERTEDKSLVRKMPFLVPKVPQQRDNAECGFLVLYYIKLFVESAPESFSITDGYPYFMKKDWFSYQGLDSFCKTLDFTCVDP
- the LOC110916578 gene encoding single myb histone 6 isoform X1, with the protein product MGKQKRKWTNNEVEALHAGVKKHGAGKWTLILSDSQFASSFDNRSNVDLKDKWRNLTRRAIREQSNNREKVTNPRRCKHPPPHSSKKRRRKVDEEEELVVFKDYHKPRITTRLRRGAHRNTVNQARKLDSKEVQSYIENLWRSFPEDKKNSFTHLDPLWYTWYSCDSNKQKVLSWIKKKDIFSRKYVIFPIVQWGHWFLLIFCHFGESLGSELRTPCILLLDSLAKADHSKRLEPAIRKFVLDIYSYFERTEDKSLVRKMPFLVPKVPQQRDNAECGFLVLYYIKLFVESAPESFSITDGYPYFMKKDWFSYQGLDSFCKTLDFTCVDP
- the LOC110916578 gene encoding sentrin-specific protease 1 isoform X4, encoding MSILRCSFTKFLLFPFPIVHLQSTDKWRNLTRRAIREQSNNREKVTNPRRCKHPPPHSSKKRRRKVDEEEELVVFKDYHKPRITTRLRRGAHRNTVNQARKLDSKEVQSYIENLWRSFPEDKKNSFTHLDPLWYTWYSCDSNKQKVLSWIKKKDIFSRKYVIFPIVQWGHWFLLIFCHFGESLGSELRTPCILLLDSLAKADHSKRLEPAIRKFVLDIYSYFERTEDKSLVRKMPFLVPKVPQQRDNAECGFLVLYYIKLFVESAPESFSITDGYPYFMKKDWFSYQGLDSFCKTLDFTCVDP
- the LOC110916578 gene encoding single myb histone 6 isoform X2, translating into MGKQKRKWTNNEVEALHAGVKKHGAGKWTLILSDSQFASSFDNRSNVDLKDKWRNLTRRAIREQSNNREKVTNPRCKHPPPHSSKKRRRKVDEEEELVVFKDYHKPRITTRLRRGAHRNTVNQARKLDSKEVQSYIENLWRSFPEDKKNSFTHLDPLWYTWYSCDSNKQKVLSWIKKKDIFSRKYVIFPIVQWGHWFLLIFCHFGESLGSELRTPCILLLDSLAKADHSKRLEPAIRKFVLDIYSYFERTEDKSLVRKMPFLVPKVPQQRDNAECGFLVLYYIKLFVESAPESFSITDGYPYFMKKDWFSYQGLDSFCKTLDFTCVDP